The Kitasatospora setae KM-6054 genome contains a region encoding:
- a CDS encoding DUF5995 family protein, which translates to MTTSQLPTVDQVIERMAALAAGLPPADGVAVFNAMYLTVTRLVRERLDAAFFDDPAAMADLDANFALRYLDAVDADRAGRRPEACWRPLFDLRATPGVHPLQYALAGMNAHIEHDLPLAVLDTCRRLGREPGQLAADYHRINDLLARVEDQVRDALLPGPDDLPVADPLMHVIGVWSIDRARDAAWASVLALWALRRLPPARALVTEALSGSVGMVSRALLTPFDPH; encoded by the coding sequence ATGACGACCAGCCAACTGCCGACGGTCGACCAGGTGATCGAGCGGATGGCCGCCCTCGCCGCCGGACTCCCGCCCGCCGACGGGGTCGCGGTGTTCAACGCGATGTACCTGACCGTGACCCGGCTGGTCCGGGAGCGGCTGGACGCGGCGTTCTTCGACGACCCGGCCGCGATGGCCGACCTCGACGCGAACTTCGCCCTGCGCTACCTGGACGCGGTCGACGCCGACCGCGCCGGCCGCCGCCCGGAGGCGTGCTGGCGGCCGCTGTTCGACCTGCGCGCCACCCCGGGCGTCCACCCGCTGCAGTACGCGCTGGCCGGCATGAACGCGCACATCGAGCACGACCTGCCGCTCGCCGTCCTGGACACCTGCCGCCGGCTGGGCCGCGAGCCCGGGCAGCTGGCCGCCGACTACCACCGGATCAACGACCTGCTCGCCCGGGTCGAGGACCAGGTCCGCGACGCGCTGCTGCCCGGCCCGGACGACCTGCCGGTGGCCGACCCGCTGATGCACGTGATCGGCGTCTGGTCGATCGACCGCGCCCGCGACGCCGCCTGGGCCTCCGTCCTCGCCCTCTGGGCGCTGCGCCGGCTGCCGCCCGCCCGCGCCCTGGTCACCGAGGCCCTCTCCGGCTCGGTCGGCATGGTCAGCCGCGCCCTGCTGACGCCCTTCGACCCGCACTGA
- a CDS encoding GuaB1 family IMP dehydrogenase-related protein: MRFLNDLKPAYDLTYDDVFMVPSRSAVGSRQGVDLSSNDGTGTTIPLVVANMTAIAGRRMAETVARRGGLVAIPQDIPIEVVSEVIGWVKQRHLVHDTALTLSPGDTVADALSLLPKRAHGALVVVEGGKPVGVVTESDCQGVDRFTSLSEVMSRDLLLLDQGIDPRTAFDRLNEAHRKLAPVVAADGTLVGLLTRKNALRATLYTPAVDAAGRLRIAATVGINGDVAGRAKALLEAGADTLVVDTAHGHQESMISALRAVRGLDPQVPIVAGNVVSADGVRDLVEAGADILKVGVGPGAMCTTRMMTGVGRPQFSAVLECAAEARRLGTHVWADGGVRHPRDVAMALAAGASNVMVGSWFAGTLESPGDLQTTADGRQYKESFGMASARAVRNRTSDESAYDRARKGLFEEGISTSRMFIDPARPGVEDLIDSIVAGVRSSCTYAGAADLEEFHQKAIVGVQSAAGYAEGKPLHSSWA; encoded by the coding sequence ATGCGCTTCCTGAATGACCTCAAGCCCGCGTACGACCTCACGTACGACGACGTCTTCATGGTCCCCAGCCGTTCCGCGGTGGGCTCCCGGCAGGGTGTCGATCTCTCCTCCAACGACGGCACCGGCACCACCATCCCGCTGGTGGTGGCGAACATGACCGCGATCGCCGGCCGGCGGATGGCCGAGACGGTGGCCCGCCGCGGCGGCCTGGTGGCGATCCCGCAGGACATCCCGATCGAGGTCGTCTCCGAGGTGATCGGCTGGGTCAAGCAGCGGCACCTGGTGCACGACACCGCGCTGACCCTCAGCCCCGGCGACACCGTCGCGGACGCGCTCTCGCTGCTGCCGAAGCGCGCGCACGGCGCGCTGGTCGTGGTCGAGGGCGGCAAGCCCGTCGGCGTCGTCACCGAGAGCGACTGCCAGGGCGTCGACCGGTTCACCAGCCTCTCCGAGGTGATGTCCCGCGACCTGCTGCTGCTGGACCAGGGCATCGACCCGCGCACCGCCTTCGACCGGCTGAACGAGGCGCACCGCAAGCTCGCCCCGGTGGTCGCCGCCGACGGCACCCTGGTCGGCCTGCTGACCCGGAAGAACGCGCTCCGCGCCACCCTCTACACCCCCGCCGTCGACGCCGCCGGCCGCCTGCGGATCGCCGCCACCGTCGGCATCAACGGCGACGTGGCCGGCCGGGCCAAGGCCCTGCTGGAGGCCGGGGCCGACACGCTGGTCGTCGACACCGCGCACGGCCACCAGGAGTCGATGATCAGCGCGCTGCGCGCGGTCCGCGGGCTCGACCCGCAGGTGCCGATCGTCGCGGGCAACGTGGTCTCGGCGGACGGCGTGCGCGACCTGGTCGAGGCGGGCGCGGACATCCTCAAGGTCGGTGTCGGCCCCGGCGCGATGTGCACCACCCGGATGATGACCGGCGTCGGCCGCCCGCAGTTCTCCGCCGTGCTGGAGTGCGCCGCCGAGGCCCGCCGGCTCGGCACGCACGTCTGGGCGGACGGCGGCGTGCGCCACCCGCGCGACGTGGCGATGGCGCTGGCCGCCGGCGCCTCCAACGTCATGGTCGGCTCCTGGTTCGCCGGCACCCTGGAGTCCCCCGGCGACCTGCAGACCACCGCCGACGGCCGCCAGTACAAGGAGAGCTTCGGCATGGCCTCGGCCCGCGCCGTGCGCAACCGCACCTCGGACGAGTCGGCCTACGACCGCGCCCGCAAGGGCCTGTTCGAGGAGGGCATCTCCACCTCGCGGATGTTCATCGACCCGGCCCGCCCGGGCGTCGAGGACCTGATCGACTCGATCGTCGCGGGCGTCCGCTCCTCCTGCACCTACGCGGGCGCGGCCGACCTGGAGGAGTTCCACCAGAAGGCGATCGTCGGCGTCCAGAGCGCGGCCGGCTACGCCGAGGGCAAGCCGCTGCACTCCAGCTGGGCGTGA
- a CDS encoding TetR/AcrR family transcriptional regulator — protein MPGGRPRGFDPQAALDRALELFRRQGYEGTSLTDLTAAMGINRNSLYATYGNKEQLFRQALDRYAAGPGAFAAEAPAEPTARAVVARMLRGAVELTCGEHAPPGCLSVNAVHACGPESAPVRAEVVARRAAGEGVLRDRFARAPDLPPGYDPATLARLVHTLTDGIAVQAASGHDREQLLQVAELALRALFPAGPPEVAGRSPEEAGPRAAGRPRALPEG, from the coding sequence ATGCCAGGCGGTCGCCCGCGCGGCTTCGATCCGCAGGCCGCGCTCGACCGGGCGCTCGAACTGTTCCGGCGGCAGGGCTACGAGGGCACCTCGCTCACCGACCTGACCGCCGCGATGGGCATCAACCGCAACAGCCTCTACGCCACCTACGGCAACAAGGAGCAGCTGTTCCGGCAGGCCCTCGACCGCTACGCCGCCGGGCCCGGCGCCTTCGCCGCCGAGGCCCCCGCCGAACCGACGGCCCGCGCCGTGGTCGCCCGGATGCTGCGCGGCGCCGTCGAACTGACCTGCGGCGAGCACGCCCCGCCCGGCTGCCTCAGCGTCAACGCGGTGCACGCCTGCGGCCCGGAGTCCGCGCCCGTCCGGGCCGAGGTGGTCGCCCGGCGGGCGGCCGGCGAGGGCGTCCTGCGCGACCGCTTCGCCCGGGCCCCGGACCTGCCGCCCGGCTACGACCCGGCCACCCTGGCCCGGCTGGTGCACACCCTCACCGACGGCATCGCGGTGCAGGCGGCCAGCGGGCACGACCGCGAACAGCTGCTCCAGGTCGCCGAGTTGGCGCTGCGCGCGCTGTTCCCGGCGGGCCCGCCGGAGGTGGCCGGACGGTCGCCCGAGGAGGCCGGGCCCCGCGCGGCCGGGCGCCCGCGCGCCCTGCCGGAGGGCTGA
- a CDS encoding Gfo/Idh/MocA family protein, translating to MIRVGIVGASGWAASSHLPALAGLDGFAVTAVATTRQDSADRVAAAHGVPLALTDAAALAARPEVDLVVVSVRAAGHAAVIRAALAAGKHVLSEWPLGVDAAEAGQLAREAAAAGVAHAVNLQGVHSPDVRYVADLLAGGRIGRLQAAVLVAAGDPLGGPRIAPELAWSTDPAGGTTLLSIMAGHFLAVLLRITGPLAEATARIPHAHDRVEVAGTGRTVPGGGAPSQVLLLGTLANGAAASVTVHGGSGSPDGFLLRLVGTDGTLTATAPRPGSYPHWSDWEVRIDGEPAPVPPHYRAGVPFGPDSGPVANVAAGYRAFADALDHGRTPAPDFHAAAAHHRLLATLERSAATGTSRRID from the coding sequence ATGATCAGGGTCGGAATCGTCGGCGCGAGCGGCTGGGCCGCCTCCTCGCACCTGCCCGCGCTCGCCGGACTGGACGGCTTCGCGGTGACCGCCGTCGCCACCACCCGCCAGGACAGCGCCGACCGGGTGGCCGCCGCCCACGGCGTCCCGCTGGCCCTCACCGACGCCGCCGCGCTCGCCGCCCGCCCGGAGGTCGACCTGGTCGTGGTGTCGGTCCGGGCGGCCGGCCACGCCGCGGTGATCCGGGCCGCGCTGGCGGCGGGCAAGCACGTCCTCTCCGAGTGGCCGCTCGGCGTGGACGCGGCCGAGGCCGGACAGCTCGCCCGGGAGGCCGCCGCGGCCGGGGTCGCGCACGCCGTGAACCTCCAGGGGGTGCACTCGCCGGACGTCCGGTACGTCGCCGACCTGCTGGCCGGCGGGCGGATCGGCCGCCTCCAGGCCGCCGTCCTGGTCGCCGCGGGCGACCCGCTGGGCGGCCCGCGGATCGCCCCCGAACTGGCCTGGTCCACCGACCCGGCGGGCGGCACCACGCTGCTGAGCATCATGGCCGGGCACTTCCTGGCCGTCCTGCTGCGGATCACCGGCCCGCTGGCCGAGGCCACCGCCCGGATCCCGCACGCCCACGACCGCGTCGAGGTCGCCGGCACCGGGCGCACCGTCCCCGGCGGCGGCGCGCCCTCCCAGGTGCTGCTGCTCGGCACCCTGGCGAACGGCGCCGCCGCCTCCGTCACCGTGCACGGCGGCAGCGGCAGCCCGGACGGCTTCCTGCTCCGGCTGGTCGGCACCGACGGCACCCTGACCGCCACCGCGCCGCGCCCCGGCAGCTACCCGCACTGGAGCGACTGGGAGGTCCGGATCGACGGCGAGCCCGCCCCCGTCCCCCCGCACTACCGGGCCGGCGTCCCCTTCGGACCCGACTCCGGCCCGGTCGCCAACGTCGCCGCCGGCTACCGCGCGTTCGCCGACGCCCTCGACCACGGCCGCACCCCCGCACCGGACTTCCACGCCGCCGCGGCCCACCACCGCCTGCTCGCCACCCTCGAACGCTCGGCCGCCACCGGCACCTCCCGGCGGATCGACTGA
- a CDS encoding isocitrate lyase/PEP mutase family protein, which produces MTTTQPDNARLFRSLHTARAPLALANAWDVASARVIEAAGAPAIATTSAGVAWSQGLPDGGFLTRDRALELVGRIVAAVAVPVTADIEGGYGTDAADVAETVAGVLAAGAVGVNIEDGTRPPAELAARLAAARQAADRAGADLFLNARIDTFLFGLGDPDTRLEETLARAQMYVDAGADGIFVPGVVDTATIAALAGDVSVPLNVMAGPGAPTVAELGTLGVARVSLGPGVAQVAHAAVRRAAQELFGTGGYGSLAEGVAFPELDALFSKPN; this is translated from the coding sequence ATGACCACCACACAGCCGGACAACGCCCGCCTCTTCCGCTCCCTGCACACCGCACGTGCGCCGCTCGCCCTCGCCAATGCCTGGGATGTCGCGAGCGCCCGCGTGATCGAGGCGGCAGGCGCCCCGGCGATCGCCACGACCAGCGCCGGTGTCGCCTGGTCGCAGGGGCTCCCGGACGGCGGCTTCCTCACCCGCGACCGGGCGCTGGAACTGGTCGGCCGGATCGTCGCCGCCGTCGCGGTTCCGGTCACCGCGGACATCGAGGGCGGCTACGGAACGGATGCCGCCGACGTTGCCGAGACCGTCGCGGGGGTGCTCGCGGCGGGCGCGGTCGGCGTCAACATCGAGGACGGCACCCGGCCGCCGGCAGAACTCGCGGCCCGGCTGGCCGCGGCCCGGCAGGCCGCCGACCGGGCAGGCGCGGACCTGTTCCTCAACGCCCGCATCGACACCTTCCTGTTCGGGCTCGGCGACCCGGACACCCGGCTTGAGGAGACCCTGGCCCGGGCGCAGATGTACGTGGACGCGGGCGCGGACGGCATCTTCGTCCCCGGCGTCGTCGACACCGCCACCATCGCGGCACTGGCCGGGGACGTCTCCGTACCGCTGAACGTCATGGCGGGCCCCGGCGCCCCGACCGTGGCCGAGCTCGGCACCCTCGGAGTGGCTCGCGTCAGCCTCGGCCCAGGCGTGGCGCAGGTCGCCCACGCCGCCGTCCGCCGCGCCGCACAGGAGCTCTTCGGCACCGGCGGCTACGGCTCCCTCGCCGAGGGCGTGGCCTTCCCGGAACTCGACGCGCTGTTCTCCAAGCCCAACTGA
- a CDS encoding transglycosylase SLT domain-containing protein — protein MRRIKHGLGRLPQVRMGHHRMPDAVLGFGLVGAIAVGTLLPVTQAFAAPASDRADSAAVAAADTAAGADGQAASRGEQREPVQQEQPAQEQPAQEQPAQEQPAQEQQPAQEQPAQQEQPAQEQQPAQQEQPKAEEPAAPAKKTYANNLDGWIEEARDVLAANGKHVPSAKAMRAAAIAESSGNPSAQNNWDSNAKKGTPSIGLTQMIQPTFKAYALPGHTDIRNPVDNLVASSRYCDARYGSMDNMASARGYGSHWRGY, from the coding sequence ATGCGACGCATCAAGCACGGCCTCGGCCGACTCCCGCAGGTCCGGATGGGCCACCACCGCATGCCCGACGCCGTCCTCGGCTTCGGCCTGGTGGGCGCCATCGCCGTGGGCACCCTGCTGCCCGTCACCCAGGCGTTCGCCGCCCCGGCGTCCGACCGCGCCGACAGCGCGGCGGTCGCCGCCGCCGACACCGCCGCCGGCGCCGACGGGCAGGCCGCCTCGCGCGGCGAGCAGCGCGAGCCCGTCCAGCAGGAGCAGCCCGCCCAGGAGCAGCCCGCCCAGGAGCAGCCCGCCCAGGAGCAGCCGGCTCAGGAGCAGCAGCCGGCTCAGGAGCAGCCGGCCCAGCAGGAACAGCCCGCCCAGGAGCAGCAGCCCGCCCAGCAGGAGCAGCCGAAGGCCGAGGAGCCCGCCGCCCCCGCGAAGAAGACCTACGCGAACAACCTGGACGGCTGGATCGAGGAGGCCCGCGACGTGCTGGCCGCCAACGGCAAGCACGTCCCGTCCGCGAAGGCGATGCGGGCCGCCGCGATCGCCGAGTCCTCCGGCAACCCGAGCGCCCAGAACAACTGGGACTCGAACGCCAAGAAGGGCACCCCGTCGATCGGCCTGACCCAGATGATCCAGCCGACCTTCAAGGCGTACGCGCTGCCCGGCCACACGGACATCCGCAACCCCGTCGACAACCTGGTCGCCAGCTCCCGCTACTGCGACGCCCGCTACGGCAGCATGGACAACATGGCCTCCGCCCGCGGCTACGGCTCCCACTGGCGCGGTTACTAG
- a CDS encoding AEC family transporter produces MLGRFVFHVAMPAALFTVVARTDLASFADTWVLAFAAGTVLASLLGLLAGRRRERSTAERTVAVMAAGYVNSGNLGIPVAAQVLGDASYAAPVLLFQVLLVTPVVLAVLDATTGAAGGATRPARLRRLTRLPLRNPVILGAGLGALFSAAGWRLPGPQLRAAVLLSALPTAQNVYVYARLYGAAPVLARSAVLVSTVTLSVIAWSLGGG; encoded by the coding sequence GTGCTCGGCCGGTTCGTGTTCCACGTGGCGATGCCCGCGGCGCTGTTCACCGTGGTGGCCCGCACCGACCTGGCGTCCTTCGCCGACACCTGGGTACTGGCCTTCGCCGCCGGAACGGTGCTCGCCTCGCTGCTGGGCCTGCTCGCCGGGCGGCGCCGGGAGCGGAGCACCGCCGAGCGGACGGTCGCGGTGATGGCGGCGGGCTACGTGAACTCGGGCAACCTCGGCATCCCGGTCGCCGCGCAGGTGCTGGGCGACGCCTCGTACGCCGCGCCGGTGCTGCTGTTCCAGGTGCTGCTGGTCACACCGGTGGTGCTGGCGGTGCTGGACGCGACCACCGGCGCGGCCGGCGGAGCGACCCGGCCGGCCCGGTTGCGGCGGCTGACGCGGCTGCCGCTGCGCAACCCGGTGATCCTGGGCGCGGGCCTGGGCGCGCTGTTCTCGGCGGCCGGCTGGCGGCTGCCGGGGCCGCAGCTGCGGGCGGCGGTGCTGCTGTCGGCGCTGCCGACGGCGCAGAACGTCTACGTGTACGCGCGGCTGTACGGGGCGGCGCCGGTGCTGGCGCGGTCGGCGGTGCTGGTGTCGACGGTGACGCTGTCGGTCATCGCCTGGTCACTGGGCGGCGGTTGA
- a CDS encoding SDR family NAD(P)-dependent oxidoreductase: MTNQQSGPGSAPVEDDTDYGKGIDPERLELCLEVLAELDGIHVDHPDAIRVRLAVGGLFRTLKQRRRQETRARKTANDRAVTAKTATGAPGRIDDETAGVFGLSTETTTELAGILERPRSCYTCKQRYVEVDAFYHQLCRDCAALNRARRNARADLSGKRALLTGGRAKIGMYIALCLLRDGAHTTITTRFPNDAIRRFTAMPDSADWIHRLKVIGIDLRDPAQVMALADEVAADGPLDILINNAAQTVRRSPEAYRELVAAESAPLPAGALPASTVIGRFGSGAVDVPALPGQSRGEQPSVSAEQVTALALVTGSASPERIAAGTAIDAGGLVPDLADTNSWVQTVSEVGPIELLEVQLCNSTAPFILISQLRPALAASPARRKYVVNVSAMEGVFERGYKGSGHPHTNMAKAALNMLTRTSAQEMFDTDGILMTAVDTGWITDERPHPEKMRLHEEGFHAPLDLVDGAARVYDPIVRGESGEDLYGCFLKDYQKGKW; this comes from the coding sequence GTGACGAACCAGCAGAGCGGGCCGGGCAGCGCACCGGTCGAGGACGACACCGACTACGGCAAGGGCATCGACCCCGAGCGCCTGGAGCTGTGCCTGGAGGTGCTCGCCGAGCTGGACGGGATCCACGTCGACCACCCGGACGCGATCCGGGTCCGGCTGGCGGTCGGCGGCCTGTTCCGCACCCTGAAGCAGCGCCGCCGCCAGGAGACCCGGGCCCGGAAGACCGCCAACGACCGCGCGGTGACCGCGAAGACCGCGACCGGCGCGCCGGGGCGGATCGACGACGAGACGGCGGGCGTGTTCGGGCTGAGCACCGAGACCACCACCGAGCTGGCCGGGATCCTGGAGCGGCCGCGCTCCTGCTACACCTGCAAGCAGCGGTACGTCGAGGTGGACGCGTTCTACCACCAGCTGTGCCGGGACTGCGCCGCGCTGAACCGGGCCCGCCGCAACGCCCGCGCGGACCTGAGCGGCAAGCGCGCGCTGCTGACCGGCGGCCGCGCCAAGATCGGCATGTACATCGCGCTGTGCCTGCTGCGCGACGGCGCGCACACCACCATCACCACCCGCTTCCCGAACGACGCGATCCGCCGCTTCACCGCGATGCCGGACAGCGCCGACTGGATCCACCGGCTGAAGGTCATCGGCATCGACCTGCGCGACCCGGCCCAGGTGATGGCGCTGGCCGACGAGGTCGCCGCGGACGGCCCGCTGGACATCCTGATCAACAACGCGGCGCAGACCGTCCGCCGCTCCCCCGAGGCGTACCGCGAGCTGGTCGCGGCCGAGAGCGCGCCGCTGCCGGCCGGGGCGCTGCCCGCCTCGACGGTGATCGGCCGGTTCGGCTCGGGCGCGGTGGACGTGCCCGCGCTGCCGGGGCAGAGCCGCGGCGAGCAGCCGTCGGTGAGCGCCGAGCAGGTCACCGCGCTGGCGCTGGTGACGGGTTCGGCCTCGCCGGAGCGGATCGCGGCCGGGACCGCGATCGACGCGGGCGGCCTGGTGCCCGACCTGGCGGACACCAACAGCTGGGTGCAGACCGTCTCCGAGGTCGGCCCGATCGAGCTGCTGGAGGTGCAACTGTGCAACTCCACCGCCCCGTTCATCCTGATCTCGCAGCTCCGCCCGGCGCTCGCCGCGTCCCCGGCGCGCCGCAAGTACGTGGTGAACGTGTCGGCGATGGAGGGCGTCTTCGAGCGCGGCTACAAGGGCTCGGGCCACCCGCACACCAACATGGCGAAGGCCGCGCTGAACATGCTGACCCGCACCAGCGCGCAGGAGATGTTCGACACCGACGGCATCCTGATGACCGCCGTCGACACCGGGTGGATCACCGACGAGCGCCCGCACCCGGAGAAGATGCGGCTGCACGAGGAGGGCTTCCACGCCCCGCTCGACCTGGTGGACGGCGCGGCCCGGGTCTACGACCCGATCGTCCGCGGCGAGTCGGGCGAGGACCTGTACGGCTGCTTCCTGAAGGACTACCAGAAGGGCAAGTGGTGA
- a CDS encoding nucleotide triphosphate diphosphatase NUDT15, with amino-acid sequence MTDARLPLPVHPVPPLVGAGVIVPTGDGRVLLGRRTTAGEPPTWSLPGGKVDHPGESFEAAAARELAEETGIVLPAAEMRVLAVLLDHELGRTRVTAAVLAPPSLAEALVTEPHACAGWERFALDALPEPMFYPSAQVLAAWLPDYRAPGGTWRYRAAPQVS; translated from the coding sequence GTGACGGACGCCCGGCTCCCGCTCCCGGTGCACCCGGTGCCGCCGCTGGTCGGCGCGGGCGTGATCGTGCCGACCGGGGACGGCCGGGTGCTGCTCGGCCGCCGCACCACGGCCGGCGAGCCGCCGACCTGGAGCCTGCCCGGCGGCAAGGTCGACCACCCCGGCGAGTCCTTCGAGGCCGCCGCCGCACGGGAGTTGGCCGAGGAGACCGGCATCGTGCTGCCCGCCGCGGAGATGCGGGTGCTGGCGGTGCTGCTCGACCACGAGCTGGGCCGCACCCGGGTGACGGCGGCGGTGCTGGCCCCGCCGAGCCTGGCCGAGGCGCTGGTCACCGAGCCGCACGCCTGCGCCGGCTGGGAGCGCTTCGCGCTGGACGCGCTCCCCGAGCCGATGTTCTACCCGTCCGCGCAGGTCCTGGCGGCCTGGCTGCCGGACTACCGCGCCCCCGGCGGCACCTGGCGCTACCGGGCGGCCCCGCAGGTCTCCTGA
- a CDS encoding DUF6348 family protein, whose translation MADELSALHGESWRVEGEEVRGPGELAVRLGEIPAAVADGDPYRVDLLFLADRNRPETAVPDRVTLFEGGVGGGTGSDGGDQDPVRRAVEVWASTAGAALIELVAHNGRFAGHLDPADPDGLPGWHAIHGGVVGWGTGKRFHDVQDWLVRNPVLPALAEALGGDLGREQLVGVQVSFGAGGGESRAEVLVHGTPHPAASRALAGLDWPRVAEGDSHARTFVLLVRRAGARPPAEVGLRAAGRQ comes from the coding sequence GTGGCAGACGAACTGTCCGCGCTGCACGGCGAATCGTGGCGGGTCGAGGGCGAAGAAGTACGCGGGCCGGGCGAGTTGGCGGTGCGGCTGGGAGAAATTCCGGCAGCCGTCGCGGACGGTGACCCGTACCGGGTCGACCTGCTCTTCCTGGCCGACCGGAACCGCCCGGAGACCGCCGTTCCGGACCGGGTGACCCTCTTCGAGGGCGGAGTCGGGGGCGGAACCGGCAGTGACGGCGGCGACCAGGACCCGGTGCGCCGGGCGGTCGAGGTGTGGGCCTCCACCGCCGGTGCCGCGCTGATCGAACTCGTCGCGCACAACGGCCGGTTCGCCGGCCACCTGGACCCCGCCGACCCGGACGGCCTGCCCGGCTGGCACGCCATCCACGGCGGCGTGGTCGGCTGGGGCACCGGCAAGCGGTTCCACGACGTGCAGGACTGGCTGGTCCGCAACCCGGTGCTGCCCGCGCTCGCCGAGGCCCTGGGCGGCGACCTCGGACGGGAGCAACTCGTCGGCGTCCAGGTGTCGTTCGGCGCGGGCGGTGGCGAGTCGCGGGCCGAGGTGCTGGTGCACGGCACCCCGCACCCCGCCGCGTCCCGGGCGCTCGCCGGGCTGGACTGGCCGCGGGTCGCCGAGGGCGACTCGCACGCCCGGACCTTCGTCCTGCTGGTCCGCCGGGCCGGCGCCCGTCCTCCGGCCGAGGTCGGACTCCGGGCCGCCGGGCGGCAGTAG
- a CDS encoding WXG100 family type VII secretion target, whose translation MRFPGANEDELHQLADQLEKFAGALDSAQMTADKALTMLHEVYQGDSADRLSELWSTITKYSKTITEICHTVAKVLRAAAVVVELAKTQSITQLFSIQAQLAAASSTGPWSAAAVLRLGREIMNQLLQAAVGKLAQAITRPIEDMIVNAAQKILPTPASNSNGQGFHIDLAQLAECATGLRRGADDIESHGDSFKRIVQSLRMGESGDKFGKLVIEAAQKILQTIAEDVLKRILASYRDTAGKMDRLAGNLNENEDSNRTVLNSLTSFASNPLSPNATTGGALSAPLNSPRLSGDAGLASFASLMPKLGPIGGGSGGGGRSGSGINTLGLKEPLLPGSHGGGGGSGSGGGSGSGGSGGSGGSGSGGVLGGGFATRLAMPGNGGSSGSRVGTRIETQKNSENGGGSGGGSGSGSPGTSTNSVSRGAMPPGGMMGAMAMGHGGGYGPVGGNSAVRNARRSAGHGTGANGGGAGQDGTTGPDGLNGVDPSTGAMYPNMQFGRVTPQRHSPAEHEPAGQSDGRYDDDYDLELDGVDEMDGVNGYEEASE comes from the coding sequence GTGCGCTTTCCGGGCGCCAACGAGGACGAGCTCCACCAACTGGCCGACCAGTTGGAGAAGTTCGCCGGGGCGCTGGACAGCGCCCAGATGACGGCGGACAAAGCGCTGACCATGCTGCACGAGGTGTACCAGGGCGACTCCGCGGACCGGCTCTCCGAGCTGTGGAGCACCATCACCAAGTACTCCAAGACGATCACCGAGATCTGCCACACGGTGGCCAAGGTGCTGCGCGCGGCGGCGGTGGTGGTCGAGCTGGCCAAGACCCAGTCCATCACGCAACTGTTCTCCATCCAGGCCCAGTTGGCGGCAGCGTCGTCCACCGGCCCGTGGAGCGCGGCGGCGGTGCTGCGGCTGGGCCGCGAGATCATGAACCAGCTGCTGCAGGCGGCGGTCGGCAAACTCGCCCAGGCCATCACCCGGCCGATCGAGGACATGATCGTGAACGCCGCGCAGAAGATCCTGCCCACCCCGGCCAGCAACTCCAACGGCCAGGGCTTCCACATCGACCTCGCCCAGCTCGCCGAGTGCGCGACCGGCCTGCGCCGCGGCGCGGACGACATCGAGTCGCACGGCGACAGCTTCAAGCGGATCGTGCAGAGCCTGCGGATGGGCGAATCCGGCGACAAGTTCGGCAAGTTGGTCATCGAGGCCGCGCAGAAGATCCTGCAGACCATCGCCGAGGACGTGCTCAAGCGGATCCTCGCCTCGTACCGCGACACCGCCGGCAAGATGGACCGGCTCGCCGGCAACCTGAACGAGAACGAGGACAGCAACCGCACGGTGCTGAACAGCCTCACCTCGTTCGCCTCCAACCCGCTCAGCCCGAACGCGACGACGGGCGGCGCGCTCTCCGCCCCGCTGAACTCGCCGCGCCTCAGCGGCGACGCCGGGCTCGCCTCGTTCGCCTCGCTGATGCCCAAGCTCGGCCCGATCGGCGGCGGCAGCGGGGGTGGCGGCCGGAGCGGCTCCGGCATCAACACGCTCGGCCTCAAGGAGCCGCTGCTGCCCGGTTCGCACGGCGGTGGCGGCGGCAGCGGGTCCGGCGGCGGCTCCGGCAGCGGGGGCTCCGGCGGTTCGGGCGGCTCCGGCTCCGGCGGCGTCCTCGGGGGCGGCTTCGCCACCCGGCTCGCGATGCCCGGCAACGGCGGCAGCAGCGGCAGCCGGGTCGGCACCCGCATCGAGACCCAGAAGAACTCCGAGAACGGCGGCGGCTCCGGCGGCGGCAGCGGCTCCGGCTCGCCCGGCACCTCGACCAACAGCGTCAGCCGCGGCGCGATGCCGCCGGGCGGCATGATGGGCGCGATGGCGATGGGCCACGGCGGCGGCTACGGCCCGGTCGGCGGCAACTCCGCCGTCCGCAACGCCCGCCGCTCGGCCGGCCACGGCACCGGCGCCAACGGCGGCGGCGCGGGCCAGGACGGCACCACCGGCCCCGACGGCCTGAACGGCGTCGACCCGTCCACCGGCGCCATGTACCCGAACATGCAGTTCGGCCGGGTCACCCCGCAGCGCCACTCCCCGGCCGAGCACGAGCCGGCGGGCCAGTCCGACGGCCGCTACGACGACGACTACGACCTCGAACTCGACGGCGTCGACGAGATGGACGGCGTCAACGGCTACGAGGAAGCCTCCGAGTGA